The sequence below is a genomic window from Lolium perenne isolate Kyuss_39 chromosome 4, Kyuss_2.0, whole genome shotgun sequence.
AATGTTCAGCCATCAAGACATCTGAGGGTGATGAATATGAAAATTTCTTCATTGCAAGCGTTTTCGTCCTCTCAATCCTTTCTATTTCTTCCCAGGCAGAAGGTTCATCCAATGGGTCACATGGAACAATATAACTAGTTTGGTCTGCCCCACTTGCCATCTTTGAGCTACCCTCCTCCAGTACAGACATCTTTTGTTTCTTCGCAGACGAGTCATGCTGGAAACCGTGAGACTCAGGTGAATTTCTCTTCGAAGACGGGGGTAGAAGAGAATCTTCAAGACCAGTAGCTGGATTATTAGAAGTAGAAACCTTAGCACGCTCATCAGCAAAAGCAGTGGGATTAATTGGAGGTTCTGCACCTGTAGTGCAATAAGATTGAGTTTCAACTGCCAGCTTCTTGCCAATTTGTTTAACTTCAACTGTTGGATCGTTAGAATTACCGGATGAGCCATCTTTGCAATCTACTCTATCAGCGTTAACACAAGCCAAAGAGTCGGCCTTGCAGGTTTTCGTAGTAGCACCTGAAGAACACGCAGCTGAGCCACTCCCTTTGCTAGTGGACTCAGGAAAACAAAGGACAACTTCATTTCCTACAGTTGCATCAACTTGTTTAACATTGTCAAGCACCTTCAGGGGGGTCACAGAGGGCATGTTTAACCTCTCACCAACTGCGCTCTTACCAGTATCTAAGGCAACCGAGCAGTTGCAAGTTTCAGAAGCAAGAGGACTATTCAAAAGTCCACAACAGTTGCAAACAACTCCTTTCTGGACAAGCAAATCCAAAGCTCCTTCGGATGGGAGTATTGATGGAAGATCCTCCACAACGCGATCAAGATACGCTTCGAGATTCAAGAGATACTCCTTATACAATGCATTTGGCGTGTATTTGCAATTAATGGGAATGAGCTGTTGAAGCAACCTAATCTGTTTATAAACATTCTGACTAATCGGCATGATTTGCTCATGCCACATGTCATCGCACATCTCAGCATTAGTAGCAATACCCTTATTCCTGTTCTGGCTTTCTGGCAAGCTGTATGTTTGGTCATTCAATACGGAGACTTCTTGATTTGATTCAGTTCTAACGGCAGATGGGCTATCACCCGTTCCATTCGAGCGGTATATATGATCAAAATCATTGAGTATACCCAGACAATTCGCCATATTACTGAACCATGGCCTTGAACAAGAACCACCCTATTTATCTTCAGATGCGCAAAATCTTCATTCATTATAGTGGCTCGCAAGCTGCAAAACATTGGCAATCTTATTGTTGATGATTGGCTGAATTGCAGAAAATATTTCAAAGTACAAGCCCTGCTGAATTTCTTTCAGGTCATCGATAGCCTGTTGCAaaatcaaaaacaaaacaaaacaaaaaattagtAATTGCAAACAATTACTTCAAAATATAAAACATTACACTACAGATGTCAATTAAAACAGAACATCACAATAAACGTACCAACGGACGCATCGCAGGCTTCACAAAGGAGCAAAGAAACGTCTCGAGACCGGGATGCAGATCTCCAATACAGAAAGTGGAAGACCCACTCTGATGAAACGGAGTACGTCTCACATCCTTCAGCTAATTATAACAcaaacaaagaaaaataaaaaacacagTTTCGGGACAACACATGTATTGCTCATCATCAGATAATAAAATACACTAACCGGTATTTCGCCATAGGTTCCATCCTCCGCAGAAACCAAGTCAAGTTTTTCAAATTCACTAACTGTAACTGAATCCCATACGCTAATTCTTGGAACAACACTAGCAAGCTCTTTGACTTTTATATCAAGATATTCTAAGTAAGTCATCTACAAAGAACAACaaagcaaaaaaaagaaaaatcagGCACTCAGATAGAATTAATCAATAACATGACAACAGCAGCTGTTGAGAAACTAAAGAAGTTACTAACCAGAGGAACTACCAAGCAACCACAGAGGGCACCTTGTAGACCACAAGCAACGAACGTTTTCATGGAAACTGAAAGTTTCTGAAACACTGCTGTAAACCAGTCATACGTGGGGATTTCCTCAGAAGGACCCTCAAGTGCTGAAAGGTAGTCAGGACTGACACAATCATACGTCGTTGGACATAGAAATGCAGTAATACAGAACATCATCCAATATATCTTGAAATCTTCCTCTTCCAAGTCAGAAGACAGCATATTCATTAGCTCATTTATAGTTGGGGTACTGCCTTCACAGCATGAACGATTCCTAACAACATCCCTGAATTGCTCACTGCACTTGATAGGGATGCGCCGTCCTCCAATTGGTGTGCCTAATACCTTATGGACACACGGTGCATTGAAAGCAAAGTCAAAGCCATTCTTGAACACAAACATCCTTTTTGAAGCAACATAGTTGCTGACAATCCAAGCAACAAAAGCCCTTGGTATCTCTTCAAGACGAATATCAAGGAGAGATTCTTGACCTATATCAGCAACATAACCCCTTTGTTTGGGGCTAAGGGACTTGCAAACAGAAATGAACTTTGGAAGGCTAAGTTTTGTACTAAATTCTGATGAaccatcactactaggaaaaaggcaatcagtggcgcaccacatatagccttcagtggcgcactagtggtgcgccactgctatcacgccactgctaactcctagtagtggcgcactaggggtgcgccactactagcctggatacGATGGCGCAGctgcgtggtgcgccattgacaggTCCAGCGGTGCGCCACCATTACTCCAAAGTTGTGCGCCACTATTGGTCGATGGCGTGCGCCACCTTGTCTagacgaggtgcgccactgctaccgttttgcgtgcgccactgtttcagcgaggtggtgcgccactgctgcgtgtggacgtgcgccactgctgtctcCGGGACGTGCGCCACGGCTGAGGTTCTGGTGCGCCTTTGCTAGTCTCGGAgggatcacagggcagtgcgccaGTGGATCCAgtgcagtgcgccactgctacttagtcgacgtgcgccactgatgggccactagtgcgccactgctacgatttcgatttttttttgtatcctggcaggtatttatacaggttgtatatcacagtACAACAGCACAATACATgatacataacacatataaacaacagcacaacttatccatacataattcttcacattagccccacatgattcacaagatttcacattagagaagttacgaggttacaatgcaagttacggggttacaaagtcgcaaatgagctagtggttacacaagattgatcatctaaagtacaatcacatagaagagagctagagtcactactagcaccatcccgataatagtggtcttcatccggttcctcctccgctccctcctctctcccgccaaatagcgtgcgtatctatcttcggcctccactctagtggtgtaccctttgtagctgttaccgctaaaacggtgaacctgtctccgacactcctcccagtcgttgtagactccgggaacatttcccttgtacacgacataccacgtcatatctgcgtacatatgcacaagctaaagaaacattagtgcacgcgctcatagatgtttgcaacgaataagagcaaactcaaaaacgatccaagtagtatgaactaaaaggcatgcctcatacattgttggtcggaacaaatatgaacatcccgggatggcgtcagtgaggccaggtaggatgcacaagagattgatatttgtgccatcacaccaggctcactggcgtcaccccggagtgtacagttgaccaaacattctaatcattggcactaaaatggaagaaaggccaatgcagttaagaagtgccaactcaaataagagacaagtagctattatgaactaaatggaatgcctcatattttgttggtcggaacaaatattaacatttagagaaggggtaagtgaaaccaagtaggatgcacaagagattgatacttgtgtcatcgcaccaggttcactagcccctcccccaagtgtacaagtgaccaaacattctaatcatcggcattttaaaatacgaaagcaaatggaagaatgacaagggcctcatactttgtcgatcgaaacaaatatgaacatcccgggatggcgttagtgaggccaggtaggatgcacaagagattgatatttgtgccatcacaccaggctcactagcgacacccggagtgtacgattgaccgaacattctaatcatcggccaaatgcagttaagaagtgccaactcaaagaaGAGAAAAGTAGctactatgaactaaatggaatgcctcatacattgttggtcaaaacaaattttaacattcggggatggagtgagcgaggccaggtaggatgcacaagacatggatatttgtgccatcacaccaggctcgctcgctccaccccaagtgtacaagtgaccaaccattctaatcatcggcatatgcaaacaaaattaacgaccaaatcaagtgcggaaaacgacagagccatatatataagttcacaaacatagccgaactagtaattaatagcaagtaaagtctttggataaagtttattacaacgaagctcgtctttagttcacaactacataactaggctcgcacatcaagactttctcggagcgtggataaaaccgccgcctttcttcaagcacatccatgagcggtagttgTCACCACTGCATTTGGAGCTTTGTGTCTATGTCCTTTGTTTGACGGTGATAGCCCGCgaagaactcccccgcgcttcctaacgacatcttgatggatgatttcacaaaactctacttggatgcggaagaagtcttgcttgatgctGTCGTCGGGGACCCGCGccaatttgttggcccagtctACGAGATGCTCGggtagcgtaagctgctgctggtcccgtatgaacttatccatgtgatagagggcgtagtaggcatccttgttactagaaggcggcttcttgacgcaggaaactttgtttggtgcttgaacacatgcttcccgtacctaacatttggcctctgcatgttgcctttcgctttgacgtagccattgagagcatcatcaagtacggccttgacattcgtgtagtccgtggttgacttaccgtccgcatcgaggtatgtggccacggaatgcttcggggttatggagatgagtgtgcaggttttgtctctgcgtagaacacataatgtttaagaacatgacgattgaaatctaaaaaaatcacgagttaagaaCGGTACGGTGAGGGCcggggtgacttactcgggaaatacgagcgaggaggatgttacacttcttacggttcgctagaaagaagtctttgaggtatccactcgcgttgcccggtctccggcggtggccaagtggacggcacgcatgtagaaggggtcggctatcgcgatgttcgggatcttgtttctaatgatccgcatcgccttgctgagcgagtataggcgaatgaaggtgtagtgcagcggataactgttcagcatggcgaagatgtcatcataccgcaggaagatattctccgcgaagccactatcgacaaagccatggcccgagggcaccttggcaacatacactgggtatccattatctttctccctgagacgccgctcctccataaacataacaccgtcaaccagagatcacataggaccgggtgcagcatcgtacaatctttgaactagcatccgctcacccgacacatgcaccctcgcctctatattcttgggcactggtggcccgtcctgagcacggataggtAACTTGAATttggctggcagacttgtcatccttcttctttcttttccgtcccttcggcttcattttcttgggactgcattctcctcttcgcaagccttcttcagtgtgttaggactgataacacttctcacctcggctatcggctgagtctcggtgaaattggcagctggaggcgtctcctgagaacagaataggcgcctcttgttgcaataggttttcccctcggcggcagcttgagagggttggctactgagatcgtagtccatcaccccaaaatcgaagttgcagtccaggttggcgaacgtactgtcttcgtccggaccatcgttcggatcctgtgccatctGCATGTCCACATCAGCCATGTCCACATCAGCTGATTGCGGCAtcgttggggtggtcttgccatggcttggcaccggcacggctgggggtgctgtctgtggggtggtgtccctcgcccccaaacgaatctggctctttggccaaaccatggaccaattgaagcaatgctggagggtaaggacctcatctttgtcggcaccatggggttgaaagggaggtagcacgtcgtcgtagccgctaagcacccgaaccagttgaatcctatacacgtcgggttgcatgggtttaccgtgtaactgacggttgctcggttgaacaattttggccttggcaacatcgatcaactcgccgttcacaaactgcaggagagtgcatgggacgtcgacggcggagctctgcggaaaacatgtagggcgttagggatggctagctagtcaaaggcaaggatatatatggaagtcattggccaagggttggttaccgtgatggcgtccagctcggctaaggtcgaggcaccgccggcagcgggcgtgcaactgatggagtggccgcttgttggcgcggtgccgggcggcgtattatccgcagcgacgggtgcattga
It includes:
- the LOC139830326 gene encoding uncharacterized protein, with protein sequence MPQSADVDMADVDMQMAQDPNDEFSTKLSLPKFISVCKSLSPKQRGYVADIGQESLLDIRLEEIPRAFVAWIVSNYVASKRMFVFKNGFDFAFNAPCVHKVLGTPIGGRRIPIKCSEQFRDVVRNRSCCEGSTPTINELMNMLSSDLEEEDFKIYWMMFCITAFLCPTTYDCVSPDYLSALEGPSEEIPTYDWFTAVFQKLSVSMKTFVACGLQGALCGCLVVPLMTYLEYLDIKVKELASVVPRISVWDSVTVSEFEKLDLVSAEDGTYGEIPLKDVRRTPFHQSGSSTFCIGDLHPGLETFLCSFVKPAMRPLAIDDLKEIQQGLYFEIFSAIQPIINNKIANVLQLASHYNE